From a single Miscanthus floridulus cultivar M001 chromosome 8, ASM1932011v1, whole genome shotgun sequence genomic region:
- the LOC136470087 gene encoding uncharacterized protein, translated as MGDSEVLTVRFHFNGEFVLDGSQMQYCNGDLGVSHIDKDKLSIPELNGHLIDHITFQRSVRMYWLPIGAKLNSGMRLLVDDKSCLDMLDEIGSAGAIDIYTEQIELDMSGNEEGTETQYGDEDVFALFRDENIMDLNEQEGNQCAGQDVNIMYLEAPTTHEDGQNDEKGDQHAENEEEEESGSDFDATGFTSDEDDEVREMRNKYKQFMSAARKRGDIPFDTPIFLDVPGGSDVNNFAQANEGGDGIAYFDSDHDASYDEDNDGVSRRRNCRFPIFDSHAETPHFAVDMCFRGRDQLKDAIERYALKMKVNIRYPKNDKQRLRAVCMWKGCPWVLHASYNSRTDWFQIVTYNPNHACCPELKNKRLSTKRICDKYESTIKANLAWKARAMKETVQEDMGVDVSITMIKRAKARVVRKIMDCQTGEYSKLFDYALELKRSNHGTSVHVALDPEETDHVFQRMYICLDACRRGFLDGCRRVIGLDGCFLKGPMKGELLSAVGRDANNQIYPIAWAVVEYENKNSWGWFLGHLQKDIYIPYGAEGWVFITDQQKGLLSVVNEMFPLAEHRMCARHIYANWRKKHRLQEYLKRFWKIAKASNEMLFNHYKNKIANKTPRGWKDLQNADPIHWCRAWFKVGSNCESVDNNMSESFNSWIIEARFKPILTMLEDIRILVTRRIQENRSNSERWLMEICPNIIRKVCKIRHRTQYCHVLWNGEAGFEVRDKKWRFTVDLNNRTCSCRYWQVSRIPCAHACAALFKMSEEPNKYVHMCFSLEAYKRTYQHVLQPVEHESAWPVSQNPKPLPPRVKKMPGRPKKNRRKDPLEPKRSSTKSSRVGTKIKCGRCKGDGHNSRTCTVTMQHATSATRQANINPLAMEPAQSKQRKGKRLVPSSSHTNSSVNSSYLQSGHKKQRVSYTKSRAIAEASAKAAAGGSASIIIETSAGTAARTSAKATINVSGGTGSAKIRSTSAARGGESTLEKE; from the exons ATGGGAGATTCTGAGGTATTGACTGTTAGATTTCATTTCAATGGGGAATTTGTTCTTGATGGGTCACAGATGCAATATTGCAATGGGGATTTGGGAGTATCACACATAGATAAGGACAAATTATCAATCCCAGAGCTCAATGGCCATTTGATAGATCACATCACTTTTCAGAGATCTGTTAGGATGTACTGGTTGCCAATTGGTGCAAAGCTAAATAGTGGAATGAGGCTGCTTGTAGATGATAAGTCCTGCCTGGATATGCTTGATGAGATAGGATCTGCAGGTGCTATTGACATATACACTGAACAAATTGAGTTGGACATGAGTGGCAATGAAGAAGGTACAGAGACACAATATGGAGATGAGGACGTCTTTGCCTTATTCAGAGATGAGAACATTATGGATTTGAATGAACAAGAAGGTAACCAATGTGCTGGACAGGATGTGAATATTATGTATTTGGAGGCTCCTACCACTCATGAGGATGGTCAGAATGACGAAAAGGGTGATCAACATGCAGAaaatgaggaggaagaagaatcaGGAAGTGATTTTGATGCCACAGGATttacaagtgatgaagatgatgaagtaagggagatgagaaataaatacaaACAGTTTATGTCGGCTGCGAGGAAGAGAGGAGATATTCCATTTGACACCCCAATTTTTTTGGATGTTCCTGGAGGTAGTGATGTCAACAATTTTGCTCAAGCCAATGAAGGTGGAGATGGCATTGCATACTTTGATTCAGAtcatgatgcatcatatgatgagGACAATGATGGTGTTTCAAGGAGAAGGAACTGCAGGTTTCCAATATTTGATAGTCATGCTGAGACTCCACATTTTGCTGTGGATATGTGCTTTAGAGGAAGGGATCAATTGAAAGATGCAATAGAAAGGTATGCATTGAAGATGAAGGTAAATATCAGATATCCCAAGAATGATAAGCAGAGGCTTAGGGCTGTATGCATGTGGAAGGGATGTCCCTGGGTTCTCCATGCTTCATACAACTCCAGGACAGATTGGTTTCAGATTGTGACATATAATCCAAATCATGCATGCTGCCCAGAACTTAAAAATAAAAGGTTATCTACAAAAAGAATATGTGACAAGTATGAGAGTACAATCAAAGCTAATCTAGCATGGAAAGCTAGAGCAATGAAGGAGACAGTACAAGAAGACATGGGTGTCGATGTGTCAATCACAATGATtaagagggcaaaggcaaggGTTGTCAGGAAGATAATGGATTGTCAGACTGGCGAGTACTCAAAGTTGTTTGACTATGCATTGGAGCTGAAGCGAAGTAATCATGGAACCAGTGTGCATGTTGCTCTAGATCCTGAAGAAACTGACCATGTATTTCAGAGAATGTACATATGTTTGGATGCATGTCGAAGGGGATTCTTGGATGGATGTAGGAGAGTTATTGGGCTTGATGGTTGCTTTCTTAAGGGGCCTATGAAAGGTGAGTTGCTGTCAGCTGTTGGAAGGGATGCCAATAATCAGATTTACCCAATAGCCTGGGCTGTTGTCGAATATGAGAACAAAAATTCATGGGGTTGGTTTCTTGGGCATCTTCAAAAAGATATCTATATCCCTTATGGTGCAGAAGGATGGGTTTTTATAACAGACCAACAAAAG GGGCTTTTAAGTGTAGTGAATGAGATGTTTCCATTAGCTGAGCATAGGATGTGTGCACGACACATTTATGCCAACTGGAGGAAAAAACATAGGCTACAAGAGTACCTAAAGAGGTTCTGGAAGATTGCGAAGGCTTCAAATGAGATGTTGTTTAATCATTACAAGAATAAGATCGCCAACAAAACTCCTAGAGGATGGAAAGATTTGCAGAATGCAGACCCCATACATTGGTGCCGAGCTTGGTTCAAGGTTGGATCCAATTGTGAATCTGTTGATAACAACATGAGTGAATCATTTAATAGTTGGATTATAGAAGCAAGGTTTAAGCCTATCTTGACAATGTTGGAGGACATAAGGATCCTTGTGACTAGAAGAATCCAAGAGAATAGGAGCAACAGTGAGAGGTGGTTAATGGAAATATGCCCCAACATCATCAGGAAGGTATGTAAGATCAGGCATAGGACCCAGTACTGTCATGTCTTGTGGAATGGTGAAGCTGGTTTTGAAGTGAGAGATAAAAAATGGAGGTTCACAGTAGATCTCAACAACAGGACATGCTCATGCAGATATTGGCAAGTTTCTAGGATTCCATGCGCACATGCTTGTGCTGCCCTGTTCAAGATGTCTGAAGAGCCTAATAAATATGTGCATATGTGTTTTTCTCTTGAGGCATACAAGAGGACATATCAACATGTCCTGCAACCTGTAGAGCATGAGTCGGCATGGCCTGTGTCCCAAAATCCTAAACCATTGCCTCCTAGAGTGAAAAAGATGCCAGGCCGGCCAAAGAAAAACAGGAGAAAAGATCCTTTAGAGCCAAAGAGATCAAGCACTAAGTCATCAAGAGTTGGTACTAAAATCAAATGTGGTCGGTGTAAAGGGGATGGTCACAACTCCAGAACATGCACTGTGACAATG CAGCATGCCACCAGTGCAACAAGGCAGGCAAATATCAATCCATTGGCAATGGAACCTGCACAATCCAAGCAACGTAAAGGAAAGCGTCTAGTACCATCTTCAAGTCACACCAATTCATCTGTCAATTCATCCTATCTTCAG TCTGGCCATAAGAAACAAAGGGTGTCTTACACAAAATCCAGAGCCATTGCTGAAGCATCCGCAAAGGCAGCTGCTGGTGGAAGTGCATCTATTATAATCGAGACAAGTGCTGGCACGGCTGCTAGGACATCTGCAAAGGCAACCATCAATGTTTCAGGAGGAACCGGCTCAGCCAAAATTCGATCCACTTCAGCTGCCCGTGGAGGAGAAAGCACTCTCGAAAAAGAATAG